One stretch of Rhea pennata isolate bPtePen1 chromosome 23, bPtePen1.pri, whole genome shotgun sequence DNA includes these proteins:
- the RBBP4 gene encoding histone-binding protein RBBP4 isoform X3 — protein sequence MADKEVEERVINEEYKIWKKNTPFLYDLVMTHALEWPSLTAQWLPDVTRPEGKDFSIHRLVLGTHTSDEQNHLVIASVQLPNDDAQFDASHYDSEKGEFGGFGSVSGKIEIEIKINHEGEVNRARYMPQNPCIIATKTPSSDVLVFDYTKHPSKPDPSGECNPDLRLRGHQKEGYGLSWNPNLSGHLLSASDDHTICLWDISAVPKEGKVVDAKTIFTGHTAVVEDVSWHLLHESLFGSVADDQKLMIWDTRSNNTSKPSHSVDAHTAEVNCLSFNPYSEFILATGSADKTVALWDLRNLKLKLHSFESHKDEIFQVQWSPHNETILASSGTDRRLNVWDLSKIGEEQSPEDAEDGPPELLFIHGGHTAKISDFSWNPNEPWVICSVSEDNIMQVWQMAENIYNDEDPEGSVDPEGQGS from the exons ATGGCGGACAAGGAAG TGGAAGAACGCGTGATCAATGAAGAGtataaaatatggaaaaagaatACTCCCTTTTTATACGATTTGGTAATGACCCATGCTCTGGAATGGCCCAGCCTGACTGCTCAATGGCTTCCTGATGTAACAAG ACCTGAGGGCAAAGATTTCAGTATCCATCGGTTAGTCCTTGGGACCCATACTTCAGATGAACAAAATCATCTTGTGATAGCTAGTGTGCAGCTGCCTAATGATGACGCGCAGTTTGATGCTTCACACTACGATAGTGAAAAAGGAG AGTTTGGAGGCTTTGGGTCAGTTAGCGgaaaaattgaaattgaaatCAAGATAAATCATGAGGGAGAAGTTAACAGAGCACGTTACATGCCGCAAAACCCATGTATAATTGCTACAAAGACACCCTCCAGTGATGTCCTTGTCTTTGATTACACCAAGCACCCTTCTAAACCAG ACCCTTCTGGAGAGTGTAACCCTGATCTGCGTCTTCGTGGACATCAGAAGGAAGGTTATGGGCTGTCATGGAACCCAAACCTGAGCGGGCATTTGCTTAGTGCTTCTGATGATCAT ACCATCTGCTTGTGGGATATTAGTGCTGTTCCAAAAGAAGGCAAAGTGGTGGATGCAAAGACCATCTTCACAGGGCATACAGCAGTAGTAGAAGATGTATCCTGGCACCTGCTCCACGAATCTCTTTTTGGATCTGTTGCTGATGATCAGAAGCTCATGAT ttggGATACTCGGTCAAATAACACCTCCAAGCCTAGCCATTCAGTGGATGCTCACACAGCTGAAGTCAACTGCCTCTCTTTCAATCCCTATAGTGAATTTATCCTGGCTACTGGATCAGCTGATAAG ACTGTTGCTTTATGGGACCTGAGGAACCTAAAATTGAAGTTGCACTCGTTTGAATCAcataaagatgaaatatttcag GTTCAGTGGTCTCCCCATAATGAAACCATACTAGCCTCCAGTGGCACTGACCGCAGGCTAAATGTTTGGGACTTGAG TAAAATTGGAGAAGAGCAATCCCCTGAGGATGCTGAGGATGGTCCTCCGGAGCTGTTG TTTATTCATGGTGGTCATACTGCAAAGATATCTGATTTCTCCTGGAATCCCAATGAACCTTGGGTAATTTGTTCTGTATCAGAAGATAATATCATGCAAGTCTGGCAAATG GCTGAGAACATATATAATGATGAAGACCCTGAAGGAAGTGTGGATCCAGAAGGTCAAGGATCCTAG
- the RBBP4 gene encoding histone-binding protein RBBP4 isoform X1, producing the protein MADKEAAFDDAVEERVINEEYKIWKKNTPFLYDLVMTHALEWPSLTAQWLPDVTRPEGKDFSIHRLVLGTHTSDEQNHLVIASVQLPNDDAQFDASHYDSEKGEFGGFGSVSGKIEIEIKINHEGEVNRARYMPQNPCIIATKTPSSDVLVFDYTKHPSKPDPSGECNPDLRLRGHQKEGYGLSWNPNLSGHLLSASDDHTICLWDISAVPKEGKVVDAKTIFTGHTAVVEDVSWHLLHESLFGSVADDQKLMIWDTRSNNTSKPSHSVDAHTAEVNCLSFNPYSEFILATGSADKTVALWDLRNLKLKLHSFESHKDEIFQVQWSPHNETILASSGTDRRLNVWDLSKIGEEQSPEDAEDGPPELLFIHGGHTAKISDFSWNPNEPWVICSVSEDNIMQVWQMAENIYNDEDPEGSVDPEGQGS; encoded by the exons ATGGCGGACAAGGAAG CAGCCTTTGATGATGCAGTGGAAGAACGCGTGATCAATGAAGAGtataaaatatggaaaaagaatACTCCCTTTTTATACGATTTGGTAATGACCCATGCTCTGGAATGGCCCAGCCTGACTGCTCAATGGCTTCCTGATGTAACAAG ACCTGAGGGCAAAGATTTCAGTATCCATCGGTTAGTCCTTGGGACCCATACTTCAGATGAACAAAATCATCTTGTGATAGCTAGTGTGCAGCTGCCTAATGATGACGCGCAGTTTGATGCTTCACACTACGATAGTGAAAAAGGAG AGTTTGGAGGCTTTGGGTCAGTTAGCGgaaaaattgaaattgaaatCAAGATAAATCATGAGGGAGAAGTTAACAGAGCACGTTACATGCCGCAAAACCCATGTATAATTGCTACAAAGACACCCTCCAGTGATGTCCTTGTCTTTGATTACACCAAGCACCCTTCTAAACCAG ACCCTTCTGGAGAGTGTAACCCTGATCTGCGTCTTCGTGGACATCAGAAGGAAGGTTATGGGCTGTCATGGAACCCAAACCTGAGCGGGCATTTGCTTAGTGCTTCTGATGATCAT ACCATCTGCTTGTGGGATATTAGTGCTGTTCCAAAAGAAGGCAAAGTGGTGGATGCAAAGACCATCTTCACAGGGCATACAGCAGTAGTAGAAGATGTATCCTGGCACCTGCTCCACGAATCTCTTTTTGGATCTGTTGCTGATGATCAGAAGCTCATGAT ttggGATACTCGGTCAAATAACACCTCCAAGCCTAGCCATTCAGTGGATGCTCACACAGCTGAAGTCAACTGCCTCTCTTTCAATCCCTATAGTGAATTTATCCTGGCTACTGGATCAGCTGATAAG ACTGTTGCTTTATGGGACCTGAGGAACCTAAAATTGAAGTTGCACTCGTTTGAATCAcataaagatgaaatatttcag GTTCAGTGGTCTCCCCATAATGAAACCATACTAGCCTCCAGTGGCACTGACCGCAGGCTAAATGTTTGGGACTTGAG TAAAATTGGAGAAGAGCAATCCCCTGAGGATGCTGAGGATGGTCCTCCGGAGCTGTTG TTTATTCATGGTGGTCATACTGCAAAGATATCTGATTTCTCCTGGAATCCCAATGAACCTTGGGTAATTTGTTCTGTATCAGAAGATAATATCATGCAAGTCTGGCAAATG GCTGAGAACATATATAATGATGAAGACCCTGAAGGAAGTGTGGATCCAGAAGGTCAAGGATCCTAG
- the ZBTB8OS gene encoding protein archease, with the protein MAGDERDYNLTKEQKAIKAKYPPLTKKYEYLDHTADVQLHAWGDTLEEAFEQCVMAMFGYMTDTETVEPLDTVEVQAEGHDMLSLLFHFLDEWLYKFSANEFFIPREVKVIHIDRMQFKIRSIGWGEEFSLSKHPQGTEVKAITYSAMQICEEEKPEVFVIIDI; encoded by the exons ATGGCAGGCGATGAGAGGGATTATAACCTGACAAAGGAGCAGAAGGCTATCAAAGCCAAATACCCACCGCTCACGAAGAAGTATGAAT ATCTGGATCACACAGCAGATGTGCA GCTACATGCCTGGGGAGATACTTTGGAAGAAGCATTTGAGCAGTGTGTTATGGCCATGTTTGGCTACATGACCGATACAGAGACTGTGGAACCTCTGGATACCGTAGAAGTACAGGCAGAAG GACATGACATgctgtctcttctttttcacttcttgGATGAGTGGCTGTATAAATTCAGTGCTAATGAGTTTTTTATACCAAGG gagGTGAAAGTGATTCACATTGACCGAATGCAATTCAAAATAAGATCAATTGG gtGGGGAGAAGAGTTCTCTTTATCCAAACACCCTCAG GGCACAGAGGTCAAAGCCATAACTTACTCAGCAATGCAGATCTGTGAAGAAGAGAAGCCAGAAGTCTTTGTCATCATTGACatttaa
- the RBBP4 gene encoding histone-binding protein RBBP4 isoform X2, which translates to MADKEAFDDAVEERVINEEYKIWKKNTPFLYDLVMTHALEWPSLTAQWLPDVTRPEGKDFSIHRLVLGTHTSDEQNHLVIASVQLPNDDAQFDASHYDSEKGEFGGFGSVSGKIEIEIKINHEGEVNRARYMPQNPCIIATKTPSSDVLVFDYTKHPSKPDPSGECNPDLRLRGHQKEGYGLSWNPNLSGHLLSASDDHTICLWDISAVPKEGKVVDAKTIFTGHTAVVEDVSWHLLHESLFGSVADDQKLMIWDTRSNNTSKPSHSVDAHTAEVNCLSFNPYSEFILATGSADKTVALWDLRNLKLKLHSFESHKDEIFQVQWSPHNETILASSGTDRRLNVWDLSKIGEEQSPEDAEDGPPELLFIHGGHTAKISDFSWNPNEPWVICSVSEDNIMQVWQMAENIYNDEDPEGSVDPEGQGS; encoded by the exons ATGGCGGACAAGGAAG CCTTTGATGATGCAGTGGAAGAACGCGTGATCAATGAAGAGtataaaatatggaaaaagaatACTCCCTTTTTATACGATTTGGTAATGACCCATGCTCTGGAATGGCCCAGCCTGACTGCTCAATGGCTTCCTGATGTAACAAG ACCTGAGGGCAAAGATTTCAGTATCCATCGGTTAGTCCTTGGGACCCATACTTCAGATGAACAAAATCATCTTGTGATAGCTAGTGTGCAGCTGCCTAATGATGACGCGCAGTTTGATGCTTCACACTACGATAGTGAAAAAGGAG AGTTTGGAGGCTTTGGGTCAGTTAGCGgaaaaattgaaattgaaatCAAGATAAATCATGAGGGAGAAGTTAACAGAGCACGTTACATGCCGCAAAACCCATGTATAATTGCTACAAAGACACCCTCCAGTGATGTCCTTGTCTTTGATTACACCAAGCACCCTTCTAAACCAG ACCCTTCTGGAGAGTGTAACCCTGATCTGCGTCTTCGTGGACATCAGAAGGAAGGTTATGGGCTGTCATGGAACCCAAACCTGAGCGGGCATTTGCTTAGTGCTTCTGATGATCAT ACCATCTGCTTGTGGGATATTAGTGCTGTTCCAAAAGAAGGCAAAGTGGTGGATGCAAAGACCATCTTCACAGGGCATACAGCAGTAGTAGAAGATGTATCCTGGCACCTGCTCCACGAATCTCTTTTTGGATCTGTTGCTGATGATCAGAAGCTCATGAT ttggGATACTCGGTCAAATAACACCTCCAAGCCTAGCCATTCAGTGGATGCTCACACAGCTGAAGTCAACTGCCTCTCTTTCAATCCCTATAGTGAATTTATCCTGGCTACTGGATCAGCTGATAAG ACTGTTGCTTTATGGGACCTGAGGAACCTAAAATTGAAGTTGCACTCGTTTGAATCAcataaagatgaaatatttcag GTTCAGTGGTCTCCCCATAATGAAACCATACTAGCCTCCAGTGGCACTGACCGCAGGCTAAATGTTTGGGACTTGAG TAAAATTGGAGAAGAGCAATCCCCTGAGGATGCTGAGGATGGTCCTCCGGAGCTGTTG TTTATTCATGGTGGTCATACTGCAAAGATATCTGATTTCTCCTGGAATCCCAATGAACCTTGGGTAATTTGTTCTGTATCAGAAGATAATATCATGCAAGTCTGGCAAATG GCTGAGAACATATATAATGATGAAGACCCTGAAGGAAGTGTGGATCCAGAAGGTCAAGGATCCTAG